Proteins from one Sphaeramia orbicularis chromosome 17, fSphaOr1.1, whole genome shotgun sequence genomic window:
- the greb1l gene encoding GREB1-like protein isoform X4, translating to MGNSYAGQLKSARFEEALHNSIEASLRSSNGDPQPIFTQLYLEPEPYPGNMEDMKPKAHLHGGELPGHDLLNGHSSNDMEDLEDDDDSDTSSPPLPYLHTSPPDGCCTLDGFCQAGKDLRLVSIATESIEVPAGFELVGAKSPSVPEHILVCAVDRRFLPDENGKNALLGFSGNCVGCGEKGFRYFTEFSNHINLKLSTQPKKQKHLKYYLVKNSQGALCKGPLICWKDCKTRQFSSSVSTSKPSSASSLSSKENGGVSGHSPSPYSLSDSPPTRTTQASSVFFSSQDLSRDSSFIKPLTSTPGNKTLPIVPTALRVNGPTNGLSVDGHSPLLSPSQVSLGPQGQGYRTSDLGDSTVSSAMSNGPPKKRHRSWHPSPLVPVPPTVVPVPAFHPTVYSPGATLVVCTPQLPAAEVVQPQPVTTGKAVIVPDITLNSSRVRPVVLIGHGALPYFCGNVVLSPLLVNCYKCNQLTAKTMDSLGLSSSQLLSVETMILLTLQYLARLGPEQIPMREELEQIVLKAMLCCPGGPAISPSQLPWLARLEASVSGGTVQVLVNNNSLKDGISESLRSLNESTHQQQCQPTYVVIICANKMGGNEFCILVLGKYQARTLAEGMLTAIEFLKEISYELITGKVVTMTSFFRTTSLGDNLDKQLLQYQRRMKGQVIQPVLGDVTDHIHSQEAASMSTQPDRVELLSKVFQIYPAQLRVARMLLSQVCSIADSGTQNLNLGRFCKVDFVILVPPSNVLMHQTAQRIRQSGVLLDLGIEDALSAHEKSVNYVVCLDDAAPTKMEAFMNKVKQNPYTLFVLIHDDSHVNLTSGTADFGTKGEFQGFADRVVNCQEVLNAMNLLVLQVSSFPYTMQTRQSRISLHNEVHWPPTESPQGEQSCKEQVYFGLTDYSSSLQWGVASPILRCDDAFEKMAVTILERYPDLHSMVIRCFLMIQQYTEAMMAMTSSPSLRDHITPETLAMVEDLINAPKREGSQGQGHMILIRIPSPQLAKVARDRLEDVRDKLGLQLCFAVLLRNPEMELNLPDNFISRLKAWRGIVNEKWVPRTFEDLEGLPCILILTGQDPLGETLPRSLKYCDLRLIATGYHTRTALEQELALACTYVTTPVVQEPKKATTQESDGEKANTILNDGDELERPQSNGSAATRTSGSLAENGVSSSDINDSVQRLSTSTSTSTSTCPLECVVTSDSQSFKQECDSVGSQLPSSNSKDSKTTPSLYSSSSSTSSSYSPSSSSTQKPSQSTQCGRAPKPARVSPRTVIMSRPAYNLLSGESGGQLSAISLLPHYDMEWSSPLKPPISQTLRGIEESLYYRQWTTARQHHADYAASSEPHPRRVLLIGPPQVGKTGAYLQFLRILFRMLIRLLEVDVYDEEEQGEEEEETPVSASVNFQWPDIEGIQRLPFDPYPRDPKFRKASPVYSDKMPKCLKVFKQEGESQTPAKRETKSIRLSKFAAHNAFHHCEQCHHYCEAGPASQLSECVFHTFTFCSSMLGEEVQLQFVIPKAKEKHFVFSQQGSHLESMRLPLISNKDTDMLKSPIFTPTTGRQEHGLLNIFHALEGASHLHILVVKQFEMPLYRKYWPNHILLVLPAMFNNAGVGAARFMIKELSYHNLELERNRLEEQGVKRQNVWPFIVMMDDSCVLWNAHQPLDSSESSEGSSAITNVSLKTVLKLMETTPKISLYAMCGTRKWSSGLSHQPRGQPFSRCHLHDFILLNVDLTQNVQYDLNRYSCEEVDFNLRVNSSGLLLCRFNNFSFMKKHIPVGGNKDFLVKPKLMEIENPVPIRPAQYVCAPDSEQTLLDAPAQFLLEKFLQSCSHRLFPMAVENRDNPVLSIDSYLNLSPEITVCYFNSRPHSTNLNHQGLVFSGLLLYLSDSFIVSGLLKKFRFLQGATLCVICQDRSSLRQTIVRLELEDEWQFRLWDEFQTANCSADRPLYFLTGRHN from the exons ATGGGGAATTCATACGCCGGGCAGCTGAAATCTGCCCGATTTGAAGAGGCTCTCCATAACTCTATTGAGGCATCGCTGCGCTCGAGCAATGGAGATCCACAGCCCATCTTCACACAGCTTTACCTTGAGCCAGAGCCGTATCCTGGTAACATGGAAG ACATGAAACCCAAAGCTCACCTCCATGGTGGAGAGCTGCCAGGCCATGACCTGTTAAATGGCCACTCTTCCAATGATATGGAGGATCTAGAGGACGATGATGACTCAGACACCAGCAGCCCTCCTCTTCCTTACTTACATACCTCTCCACCAGATGGCTGCTGCACACTGGACG GGTTCTGTCAGGCCGGCAAGGACCTCCGCTTGGTCTCCATAGCAACAGAGTCCATTGAAGTCCCAGCAGGCTTTGAGTTGGTCGGCGCCAAGTCCCCCAGCGTCCCTGAGCACATCCTGGTGTGTGCTGTGGACCGCCGCTTTTTGCCCGATGAGAATGGGAAAAATGCACTTTTAG GTTTTTCAGGAAATTGTGTCGGCTGTGGAGAGAAGGGTTTCAGATACTTCACTGAGTTTTCTAACCACATCAATCTGAAGTTATCCACTCAGCCCAAAAAGCAGAAGCACTTAAAATACTACCTGGTGAAGAATTCTCAGGGTGCTCTGTGCAAAGGACCCCTAATCTGCTGGAAAG ACTGTAAAACCCGACAGTTCTCCAGCAGTGTGTCAACATCCAAACCCAGCTCGGCCTCCTCTCTCAGCAGTAAAGAAAATGGAGGCGTCAGTGGACACAGCCCATCTCCTTATTCACTCTCAG ATTCTCCACCTACCAGAACAACACAAGCgtcttcagtgtttttcagcagCCAGGACCTCAGTAGAGACAGCAGTTTCATCAAACCTCTGACCTCTACACCTGGAAACAAGACTCTACCAATAG TACCCACAGCTTTGAGGGTGAATGGCCCGACTAATGGCCTGAGTGTTGATGGTCATTCTCCGTTACTGAGCCCCTCCCAAGTATCATTAGGGCCTCAAGGTCAGGGGTATCGTACCTCTGATTTAGGAGACAGCACTG TGTCCTCTGCCATGAGCAATGGTCCTCCAAAGAAACGTCATCGCAGCTGGCATCCCAGCCCACTGGTTCCTGTTCCACCAACAGTTGTCCCGGTGCCTGCCTTCCATCCGACAGTTTATTCTCCAG GAGCTACATTAGTAGTATGCACCCCTCAGCTACCAGCAGCAGAGGTCGTCCAGCCCCAACCTGTGACCACTGGAAAGGCTGTCATTGTTCCTGACATCACGCTCAACTCTTCGAGAGTTCGCCCTGTCGTACTCATTG GGCATGGCGCTTTACCTTATTTCTGTGGTAATGTAGTGTTGAGCCCCCTGCTGGTCAACTGCTATAAGTGCAACCAGCTGACAGCAAAAACCATGGACTCCTTGGGCCTCAGCAGCAGCCAGCTGCTCAGCGTGGAGACAATGATTTTGCTCACTTTACAATACCTTGCACGTTTAG GTCCAGAACAGATTCCTATGAGAGAGGAACTCGAGCAGATTGTTTTAAAGGCCATGCTGTGCTGTCCTGGGGGTCCAGCCATCTCCCCATCCCAGTTGCCCTGGTTGGCTCGGCTGGAAGCCAGTGTGTCTGGCGGCACTGTACAAGTTTTGGTCAACAATAACTCTTTGAAAGATGGCATTTCAGAGTCGCTGCGTTCTCTCAATGAAAGCACGCACCAGCAGCAGTGCCAGCCCACATATGTGGTCATTATTTGTGCCAATAAAATGGGCGGCAATGAGTTCTGTATCCTTGTTTTGG gaaaatatcaagcTCGGACTTTAGCTGAAGGAATGTTGACAGCCATTGAGTTTCTTAAGGAAATCAGCTATGAGCTCATCACAGGGAAGGTCGTCACCATGACATCTTTCTTCAGAACCACCTCGCTTG GAGACAATCTGGACAAGCAGCTGTTGCAATACCAGCGCAGAATGAAGGGACAGGTCATCCAGCCCGTTCTGGGCGATGTGACTGACCACATCCACTCCCAGGAGGCTGCCAGCATGTCAACACAGCCAGACAGAG TAGAGCTGTTAAGTAAGGTCTTCCAAATTTATCCAGCCCAGCTGAGAGTGGCTCGAATGCTTCTCTCTCAAGTCTGCTCCATCGCTGACTCAGGGACCCAGAACCTTAATTTGGGGCGTTTCTGTAAAGTGGACTTTGTTATATTGGTCCCGCCTTCAAATGTCCTGATGCATCAGACAGCACAGCGGATCCGACAATCAG GAGTGCTGCTGGACCTTGGGATTGAAGATGCCTTGTCAGCCCATGAGAAATCAGTCAATTATGTGGTGTGTCTGGATGATGCCGCGCCTACTAAGATGGAGGCCTTCATGAATAAAGTCAAACAGAACCCCTACACACTGTTTGTCCTCATTCATGACGACTCCCACGTCAATCTCACAAG TGGTACAGCCGACTTTGGGACCAAAGGGGAGTTTCAGGGTTTTGCTGACCGGGTGGTGAACTGCCAAGAAGTATTAAATGCCATGAACCTGCTGGTCCTGCAAGTCAGCAGCTTCCCCTACACTATGCAGACCCGTCAGTCCCGCATAAGCCTCCACAATGAAGTTCACTGGCCCCCCACTGAAAGTCCG CAGGGGGAGCAGTCTTGCAAGGAGCAGGTCTACTTTGGCTTGACGGACTACAGCAGCTCCCTGCAATGGGGTGTGGCCAGCCCCATTCTGCGTTGTGATGATGCTTTTGAAAAGATGGCTGTTACCATCCTGGAAAG ATATCCAGACCTACACAGTATGGTGATTCGCTGCTTCCTGATGATTCAGCAGTACACTGAGGCTATGATGGCGATGACCTCTTCTCCATCCCTGAGAGACCACATAACTCCAGAGACTCTGGCCATGGTGGAGGACTTAATAAACGCCCCGAAAAGAGAGGGATCCCAGGGCCAGGGCCACATGATACTGATCCGTATCCCCTCACCACAGCTGGCAAAGGTGGCCCGGGACAGACTGGAGGATGTGCGGGACAAACTGGGGCTCCAGTTGTGTTTCGCTGTGTTGCTAAGAAACCCTGAGATGGAGCTCAACCTGCCTGACAACTTCATCAGCCGCCTTAAG GCATGGAGGGGCATTGTGAATGAAAAGTGGGTACCGCGAACCTTTGAGGATCTTGAAGGGCTGCCATGCATCCTTATCCTGACAGGACAAGACCCACTTGGAGAGACATTGCCCAG GTCCCTTAAATATTGTGACCTACGCCTGATAGCCACTGGCTACCATACTCGTACAGCCCTGGAGCAGGAACTGGCTTTAGCCTGCACCTATGTGACCACACCTGTGGTCCAAGAGCCCAAAAAAGCTACAACTCAGGAGTCAGATGGAGAGAAGGCCAACACAATTTTGAATGATGGAGATGAGCTGGAAAGGCCTCAAAGTAACGGCAGTGCTGCTACCAGAACTTCAG GCTCTTTGGCAGAGAATGGTGTCAGTTCTTCTGACATTAACGACTCGGTCCAGAGGCTGTCCACATCCACGTCCACGTCCACATCCACCTGTCCGCTTGAATGTGTCGTCACTTCAGACAGTCAAAGCTTCAAGCAGGAGTGTGATTCTGTAGGGAGCCAGCTCCCTTCTAGCAACTCCAAAGACTCCAAGACAACTCCTTCTCTTTATTCCAGTTCCTCATCAACATCATCGTCATACTCGCCATCTTCCTCCTCTACCCAGAAGCCCAGTCAGTCCACACAGTGTGGCCGTGCCCCAAAGCCTGCGCGAGTGTCACCACGAACAGTCATAATGTCCCGACCGGCGTACAACCTGCTTTCAGGAGAGTCGGGGGGTCAGCTGAGCGCCATATCCCTGCTGCCTCATTATGACATGGAGTGGAGTAGCCCACTGAAGCCTCCTATCAGTCAAACCCTGCGAGGGATAGAGGAGAGCTTGTACTATCGCCAGTGGACCACTGCCAGGCAGCATCACGCAGATTATGCAGCATCTTCTGAACCTCATCCACGACGCGTGCTACTCATTGGACCTCCACAG GTGGGAAAAACAGGTGCCTACCTGCAGTTTCTGCGTATCCTGTTTAGGATGCTCATCAGATTGTTGGAGGTTGATGTATATGATGAGGAAGagcagggagaggaggaagaag AAAcaccagtttcagcttcagtaaaTTTCCAGTGGCCTGACATTGAAGGAATTCAAAGGCTGCCATTTGACCCCTACCCTCGAGACCCTAAGTTTAGGAAGGCCAGTCCTGTTTACTCTGACAAGATGCCAAAGTGCTTAAAAG TGTTTAAACAAGAAGGAGAGAGCCAAACACCAGCTAAACGAGAGACCAAGTCCATACGTTTGAGCAAGTTTGCTGCCCATAATGCCTTTCACCACTGTGAACAGTGTCACCATTACTGTGAAGCAGGCCCAGCTTCGCAG CTGTCAGAGTGCGTCTTCCATACTTTCACCTTCTGCTCCTCCATGCTGGGAGAAGAGGtccagcttcagtttgtcattccCAAAGCCAAGGAGAAGCACTTTGTCTTCAGTCAGCAGGGAAGCCATCTAGAGAGCATGCGCCTGCCACTGATCTCTAACAAG GATACTGATATGTTGAAGAGTCCAATCTTTACCCCAACAACGGGACGCCAAGAGCACGGCCTGCTCAATATTTTCCACGCCCTGGAGGGTGCATCTCATTTACACATCCTGGTAGTCAAACAGTTTGAGATGCCTCTTTACAGGAAGTACTGGCCCAACCACATTCTGCTTGTCCTGCCCGCTATGTTCAACAATGCAGGAGTCG GTGCTGCGCGCTTCATGATCAAAGAGCTGTCGTACCACAACCTGGAGCTCGAGAGAAATCGTTTGGAGGAGCAAGGTGTCAAGAGACAAAATGTATGGCCTTTCATTGTCATGATGGATGACTCCTGCGTGTTGTGGAATGCCCACCAGCCACTAGACAGCAG TGAATCATCAGAGGGAAGTTCAGCCATCACCAATGTGTCTCTGAAAACGGTGCTGAAGCTAATGGAGACAACACCAAAGATTTCCCTCTACGCAATGTGTGGAACACGCAAGTGGAGCAGCGGCCTGTCCCATCAGCCTCGTGGCCAGCCTTTCAGCCGATGTCACCTCCACGACTTTATCCTGCTCAACGTGGACCTGACGCAGAACGTTCAGTATGACCTCAATCG gtaCAGCTGTGAGGAGGTGGATTTTAATCTGAGGGTGAACAGCAGTGGGCTGTTGCTGTGTCGCTTCAACAATTTCAGCTTCATGAAGAAACACATTCCAGTTGGGGGGAACAAAGACTTTCTGGTCAAACCTAAACTCATG GAAATAGAAAATCCTGTCCCAATCAGACCAGCGCAGTACGTCTGCGCCCCAGACAGTGAGCAGACCCTCCTGGACGCCCCGGCCCAGTTCCTTCTAGAAAAGTTCCTCCAGAGCTGCAGCCATAGACTGTTTCCAATGGCTGTTGAGAACAGAGATAACCCAGTTCTGTCCATCGACAGCTACCTCAACCTCAGCCCAGAG ATTACTGTGTGCTACTTCAACTCTCGTCCACACTCCACCAACCTGAACCACCAGGGTCTGGTGTTCAGCGGCCTGTTGCTGTACCTCAGCGACTCCTTCATTGTCTCTGGACTCCTCAAGAAATTCCGTTTCCTCCAAG GTGCCACCCTCTGTGTGATCTGCCAAGACAGAAGCTCCCTGCGTCAGACCATCGTCAGACTGGAACTGGAAGACGAATGGCAGTTCCGCCTGTGGGACGAGTTTCAGACGGCCAACTGCAGCGCAGATCGACCCCTCTACTTTCTGACAGGCCGCCACAATTGA